The Acetomicrobium sp. S15 = DSM 107314 genome has a segment encoding these proteins:
- a CDS encoding head decoration protein: MAEVFNFDNLFAGNVCPVVTDAVTIAAGTGSLERGSVLGKITKTLGTPASGTNDGDAEISGVEIKSNAQIGDYRMVCIVAPSSAGANDATFAVYAPDGSRLEDAIQGTEYSNGHIKFTIGNATATDSAIGDSFTVPVMAGSGAYVLVNSANTDGSGVVECILAEDIESSAETQKAAVYLTGEFNESELVFGGTDTAAMHKAAARAKGIFFKTAVSA, translated from the coding sequence ATGGCTGAGGTTTTTAACTTTGATAATCTTTTTGCCGGCAATGTATGCCCTGTCGTGACGGATGCCGTGACGATCGCGGCGGGTACCGGGTCACTGGAGAGAGGGTCTGTGCTCGGAAAAATCACAAAAACGCTTGGAACTCCAGCATCTGGGACTAACGATGGAGATGCCGAGATTTCCGGAGTAGAGATCAAATCCAATGCCCAGATCGGCGATTATAGGATGGTTTGCATCGTGGCTCCGAGCAGTGCTGGTGCCAACGATGCGACTTTTGCGGTCTATGCTCCTGATGGCTCAAGACTTGAAGATGCCATACAGGGCACGGAGTATTCCAATGGCCATATTAAATTCACTATAGGAAACGCTACGGCTACTGATTCGGCCATTGGTGATTCATTTACCGTCCCGGTAATGGCGGGCTCTGGAGCTTATGTGCTCGTCAACAGTGCGAATACCGACGGCAGTGGAGTGGTGGAATGTATCCTCGCTGAGGATATAGAGAGTTCAGCAGAGACCCAAAAGGCGGCGGTATATCTAACCGGTGAGTTTAACGAATCCGAACTGGTGTTCGGCGGTACCGACACGGCTGCAATGCATAAGGCCGCCGCCCGGGCAAAGGGTATATTCTTCAAGACCGCCGTATCTGCATAA
- a CDS encoding head maturation protease, ClpP-related — protein MITNKRFWEVRAAADGNEAEILLYGDIGDLRIFGEDLYDVSSKRIAEELRAIGNVQKINVRINSPGGNVMSAQAIYTLLKSHPATVTIYVDGMAASAASIVAMAGDEIIMPVNTMMMIHSPVACYCGNAAEFREQAEVLDKFQETMIAVYERSGQTKEKIQEMLEAETWMTGAEAVELGFADRVVDPIPISASIEGGMAILASIGKEIQFDLSRFKKAPERLFQALGAKKLEPVAKADVLKMPEKQEPTKSGAIEEAEALTIDELKEKHPEVYAAVLEAGRTEERERIKAIEEMGIIADSELGEKAKFKEPCSAEEFAVRIVKAQAEKTKKHQDYVQADANDVPDVRVSDPEEGVNLEKSEINAIVSAFARGANGRRNK, from the coding sequence ATAATTACGAATAAGCGATTTTGGGAGGTACGAGCCGCGGCGGATGGGAACGAGGCTGAAATACTTTTATATGGAGATATCGGAGATCTTAGGATTTTTGGAGAGGACCTCTACGACGTGTCCTCGAAACGCATTGCGGAAGAACTCAGGGCCATCGGCAATGTCCAAAAAATAAACGTCAGGATTAATTCTCCAGGCGGAAATGTGATGTCGGCCCAGGCGATATATACCCTTCTGAAGTCTCATCCGGCAACGGTGACGATCTATGTGGACGGAATGGCGGCATCGGCTGCTTCCATTGTGGCTATGGCAGGTGATGAAATTATCATGCCAGTTAATACGATGATGATGATCCATTCGCCGGTTGCGTGCTATTGCGGGAATGCCGCCGAATTTAGAGAACAAGCGGAAGTCCTGGACAAGTTTCAGGAAACTATGATTGCGGTTTATGAAAGGAGTGGTCAGACGAAAGAAAAGATCCAGGAAATGCTTGAGGCCGAAACATGGATGACCGGGGCTGAAGCCGTGGAGCTTGGTTTCGCGGACAGAGTTGTCGATCCCATACCCATTTCGGCGTCGATCGAAGGAGGAATGGCCATTCTGGCGAGTATCGGCAAAGAGATACAGTTCGATCTGTCCAGGTTCAAAAAGGCTCCTGAGCGTCTTTTCCAGGCATTGGGCGCCAAAAAACTGGAGCCAGTAGCCAAAGCCGACGTGCTCAAGATGCCCGAAAAACAAGAACCAACTAAGTCAGGAGCAATAGAGGAGGCGGAAGCATTGACAATTGACGAGCTGAAAGAAAAGCATCCAGAGGTATACGCCGCCGTGCTTGAGGCAGGTAGAACCGAGGAAAGGGAACGGATCAAGGCAATCGAAGAAATGGGAATAATAGCCGACAGCGAGCTCGGGGAAAAAGCAAAATTCAAGGAACCATGTTCGGCTGAGGAATTTGCCGTTCGCATTGTGAAGGCCCAGGCCGAAAAGACGAAAAAACATCAAGATTACGTCCAGGCTGACGCCAATGATGTACCTGACGTAAGGGTCTCGGATCCAGAGGAAGGGGTTAATCTGGAAAAGAGCGAAATAAATGCGATTGTTTCCGCTTTTGCCCGTGGGGCAAATGGGAGGAGGAATAAATAA
- a CDS encoding phage portal protein — MKRAEARLKLRQLEIMASSGYGRHGASKTKRSTLGWFLGHGRDPDHDITDNLEILRTRSRDLFMGGGLATGSIRTVKSNVIGPGLRLNSQIDSEYLKMTAEEARRWERQAEREFSLWAETTDCDASKHCDFYGLQRLAFHSFLLDGDVFALLLRKNRNEQPYNLRIRLLAGDRVCDPPYGYRQGKDIRGGVEIDDMGAAVAYWICQAHPYTTSTNPKVLRKSREWVRYPAYGQRTGQLNVLHLMDPERIDQRRGVPFLAPVIEDLKQLDRYTEAELMAAVVGGLLTVFITQQAPGEPPFGDEPIYDDSHAIELGHGTVISLSQGEKPEIVDPKRPNAAFDSFVTSMCRQIGSALGIPYEVLVKHFTSSYSASRGALLEAWKFFKTWRAWFEGSFCRPIYETWLDEAVATGRLYAPGFFDDPMVRKAYCSAIWRGPSPGQLNPVQEVTAAKIRVEEGFSTRTIEAAELTGTDWERNHHQRVAEEQARRDGKLIPSQ; from the coding sequence ATGAAGCGCGCAGAGGCTCGCTTGAAACTGCGCCAACTCGAAATAATGGCATCTTCGGGATATGGAAGGCATGGGGCATCGAAAACAAAGCGGAGCACGTTGGGGTGGTTTTTGGGTCATGGTCGAGATCCGGACCATGATATTACAGATAATCTGGAAATCCTCAGGACACGATCTCGGGACTTGTTCATGGGCGGAGGCCTCGCTACCGGATCAATACGGACTGTCAAATCGAATGTTATTGGCCCTGGGTTGAGGCTCAATAGCCAGATAGATTCCGAGTATCTTAAAATGACGGCCGAAGAGGCGAGGCGATGGGAAAGACAGGCCGAGCGCGAATTTTCGCTCTGGGCGGAAACGACAGATTGTGATGCTTCGAAGCACTGCGATTTCTATGGCCTTCAGCGCCTCGCGTTCCATTCGTTTTTGCTTGATGGCGATGTTTTTGCTCTACTTTTGCGCAAAAACAGAAACGAGCAGCCCTACAATCTAAGAATTCGCCTGCTGGCCGGTGATAGGGTCTGTGATCCTCCATATGGGTATCGTCAAGGCAAAGATATCCGAGGCGGTGTAGAGATCGATGATATGGGCGCTGCGGTGGCGTATTGGATATGTCAGGCGCATCCATATACAACGAGTACAAATCCAAAAGTTCTCAGAAAAAGCAGAGAATGGGTGCGATATCCGGCGTATGGGCAGCGAACCGGCCAATTGAATGTTTTGCATTTGATGGATCCGGAGCGGATAGATCAGCGGCGAGGAGTTCCTTTCCTTGCTCCGGTGATCGAGGACCTGAAGCAGCTGGATAGATATACCGAGGCCGAGCTCATGGCTGCCGTAGTAGGCGGACTTCTGACAGTTTTCATTACTCAACAGGCACCTGGGGAGCCTCCCTTCGGGGACGAACCAATTTACGACGACAGCCATGCGATCGAATTGGGTCATGGGACAGTAATCAGCTTGTCTCAAGGAGAAAAACCGGAGATCGTAGATCCAAAACGCCCGAATGCGGCGTTCGATTCCTTCGTTACATCCATGTGTAGACAGATCGGTTCGGCTTTGGGGATCCCATATGAAGTCCTCGTTAAACACTTTACGTCGAGTTATTCGGCGAGCAGGGGAGCTCTTTTGGAAGCCTGGAAGTTTTTTAAGACATGGCGTGCATGGTTCGAGGGATCTTTTTGCCGCCCAATTTACGAAACATGGTTAGACGAGGCAGTAGCGACCGGGAGGCTTTATGCCCCCGGTTTTTTTGATGATCCAATGGTGCGGAAGGCATATTGCAGCGCGATTTGGCGTGGCCCATCACCGGGGCAACTCAATCCGGTGCAGGAAGTCACTGCGGCCAAAATACGGGTAGAAGAAGGCTTTAGCACGCGGACAATAGAAGCGGCTGAGCTTACGGGTACAGACTGGGAGCGTAACCATCACCAGCGCGTGGCGGAAGAACAGGCCAGGCGAGATGGGAAGCTAATCCCGAGCCAATAG
- a CDS encoding DUF6148 family protein, protein MTLEEAKKHLQAWLDAELKVSQGQEFSMGSRRLAMPDLPYIADRINYWEQEVKRLEGGSGRRRTFYVVPMDR, encoded by the coding sequence GTGACGCTGGAAGAAGCAAAGAAACATTTGCAGGCCTGGTTAGATGCCGAGCTGAAGGTTTCGCAGGGACAGGAGTTTAGTATGGGATCCCGTCGCTTGGCCATGCCCGATCTCCCATATATTGCCGACAGGATCAATTATTGGGAACAGGAAGTCAAACGGCTGGAGGGAGGCAGCGGGCGACGACGGACGTTCTATGTCGTTCCCATGGACCGATGA
- a CDS encoding phage terminase large subunit family protein: MPLESLQQSIRTISLKRLCRTISKMIAPPPNLTVSQWADKFRRLSREYASEPGRWKTDRAPYQRGIMDCVTDSRVRRVTVMAAAQTGKTEIELNIFGYLVDVDPCSILWVWPSEDLGESFSKERLAPTIQDTPVLREKIRDVKSRSSDNTILSKKFPGGYVAIVGANSPKKLASRPVRALLMDEIDGYPASAGTEGDPRKLAEKRVTTYWNSLVIQTSTPTITDLSPIDSEWKKGTMERWYWPCPKCGKDVNPRWELLIWQGREENPVMRCPHCGKESEEQHWKRQNGRWIADHPERRKHRSFHLTGLISPWISWPELVEEYIEAKESGGIQALQVFYNTRLARTWDAIDSSIELETLEQHKEEYKMPPLGVLVLTAGVDIQDDRLEVEVVGWGIGYESWGIAYRVFVGNPARDMHVWSQLDDLLKQQWIRADGQMLSVACVCIDSGGHATSQVYRFTRLREDRRVYAVKGRGGAGVPQVSKPSRAGREKALLFTLGVDQIKALLIARLKVEEPGPDYCHWPASEETGYDEKYFDGLTAERRVVETTSQGARKVRWVKRTQKSRNEPLDCRVYATAAIAILSPNFERLAGVAKKQPTKKRRILSEGVTL; the protein is encoded by the coding sequence ATGCCCTTGGAGAGCTTGCAGCAGTCAATACGGACGATCTCGTTGAAAAGGCTCTGCAGGACGATCTCGAAGATGATAGCTCCACCTCCGAACCTGACGGTATCGCAGTGGGCTGATAAATTCCGACGGCTATCGAGAGAATATGCATCTGAGCCAGGGCGCTGGAAGACTGACCGTGCTCCCTATCAGCGGGGAATTATGGATTGCGTCACTGATTCAAGGGTCAGGCGGGTTACCGTTATGGCCGCAGCGCAAACAGGAAAGACGGAAATCGAGCTGAATATATTTGGGTATCTTGTCGATGTCGATCCATGTTCCATTCTATGGGTATGGCCATCGGAAGACCTGGGCGAGTCGTTCTCAAAAGAGCGCCTGGCACCTACGATACAGGATACGCCGGTTTTGAGGGAAAAGATCCGGGATGTCAAGTCCAGGAGTTCAGACAATACGATTCTCTCCAAGAAATTCCCGGGCGGATATGTAGCCATCGTTGGAGCGAACAGCCCGAAGAAGCTGGCCTCGAGGCCGGTTAGAGCGCTTTTGATGGACGAAATCGACGGTTATCCGGCAAGTGCCGGCACTGAAGGAGATCCAAGGAAACTGGCGGAAAAGCGCGTCACTACATATTGGAATTCTTTGGTTATCCAAACATCCACTCCCACTATTACGGACCTATCCCCGATAGACAGCGAATGGAAGAAGGGGACCATGGAACGCTGGTATTGGCCATGCCCAAAATGCGGGAAGGACGTCAATCCAAGGTGGGAATTACTTATCTGGCAGGGACGCGAAGAGAATCCCGTCATGCGTTGTCCCCATTGCGGGAAGGAATCCGAGGAACAACACTGGAAGCGTCAGAATGGACGCTGGATAGCGGATCATCCGGAGCGACGGAAACATCGTTCGTTTCATCTCACCGGTTTGATATCTCCCTGGATCTCCTGGCCAGAGCTCGTCGAAGAATATATTGAAGCCAAGGAAAGCGGTGGTATCCAGGCGCTCCAGGTATTTTACAATACGCGTTTAGCACGGACTTGGGATGCTATCGACTCGTCGATTGAATTAGAAACGCTCGAACAACACAAAGAGGAATACAAGATGCCACCACTTGGCGTCCTCGTTCTGACGGCCGGTGTCGACATACAGGATGACAGACTGGAAGTGGAGGTAGTAGGTTGGGGCATCGGATATGAGAGCTGGGGTATTGCCTATAGGGTTTTTGTGGGCAATCCAGCCAGAGATATGCATGTCTGGAGCCAGTTGGACGATCTTTTGAAGCAACAATGGATTCGAGCCGATGGGCAGATGTTGAGTGTGGCCTGTGTATGCATAGACTCCGGAGGCCATGCCACATCTCAGGTATATCGATTTACACGCCTCAGGGAAGATCGTAGGGTCTATGCAGTTAAAGGCCGAGGCGGTGCCGGAGTTCCCCAGGTTTCGAAACCATCGCGCGCCGGCAGGGAGAAGGCACTACTCTTCACTCTGGGCGTCGATCAGATCAAGGCGCTGTTGATTGCGCGGCTGAAAGTGGAGGAACCGGGCCCGGATTATTGCCATTGGCCGGCCTCAGAAGAGACCGGATATGATGAGAAATACTTTGATGGGTTGACGGCCGAGCGCAGAGTGGTTGAGACTACATCGCAGGGCGCCAGGAAGGTGCGATGGGTGAAGCGGACCCAAAAGTCCAGGAATGAACCTTTAGACTGCAGGGTTTATGCCACTGCGGCGATAGCTATATTGAGTCCGAATTTCGAACGACTGGCCGGTGTAGCTAAAAAGCAGCCAACCAAGAAGCGCAGAATCTTGAGCGAGGGGGTGACCTTGTGA
- a CDS encoding type IV toxin-antitoxin system AbiEi family antitoxin domain-containing protein, with protein MKKDDTFEGTTQDLARLLGITPRTVQKLTRKGIFKRISRGVYDLGICARAYFEYERAQEVPITAVLPNSPVEFIKKAKVSAAELGEILEITARWVQKLASRGVFVKDADGERYSFLEALRSYHEYLRNNSRSNQDDIDIETLRLTRAKADKAEIAVEILKGETAKIETVMQIWGDLITIFRSRMLGMPNKLASTLAHIDDPAEIQALVMEEVRDALGELAAVNTDDLVEKALQDDLEDDSSTSEPDGIAVG; from the coding sequence ATGAAAAAAGATGATACTTTCGAGGGCACTACGCAGGATTTGGCAAGGCTATTGGGTATCACGCCGAGGACGGTACAGAAGCTCACCAGGAAGGGGATTTTCAAAAGGATAAGCCGTGGCGTTTACGATCTCGGGATCTGCGCCAGAGCCTATTTCGAATATGAACGAGCTCAGGAAGTGCCGATTACAGCAGTTCTGCCAAATTCGCCGGTAGAATTCATCAAAAAGGCAAAGGTTTCTGCGGCGGAGTTGGGAGAGATTCTTGAAATAACGGCCAGATGGGTGCAAAAACTCGCCAGCCGTGGTGTATTCGTCAAAGATGCAGATGGCGAAAGATATTCCTTTCTCGAAGCGCTCAGGTCATATCACGAATATCTCCGTAATAATTCCAGGAGTAACCAGGACGACATCGATATTGAGACTTTGCGGCTTACGAGGGCCAAGGCTGATAAGGCCGAGATCGCCGTGGAGATCCTCAAGGGAGAGACGGCAAAAATCGAAACAGTTATGCAGATTTGGGGAGATCTCATCACGATCTTTCGAAGCCGAATGCTCGGAATGCCGAACAAGTTGGCCTCAACCCTGGCGCACATTGATGATCCAGCGGAAATTCAGGCACTTGTCATGGAGGAGGTGAGAGATGCCCTTGGAGAGCTTGCAGCAGTCAATACGGACGATCTCGTTGAAAAGGCTCTGCAGGACGATCTCGAAGATGATAGCTCCACCTCCGAACCTGACGGTATCGCAGTGGGCTGA